The Duganella sp. BuS-21 sequence TCGGCCAGGTTCAGCACACCGGCGCGCAACTTCAGCTGCTTGCTCAGCGCCCAGCTGCCGGTCAGGTCCCACAGCGAGTAGGCTTTTACGCGGCGCGACGGCAGCAGCGTATCGGCCACCGGGTCGTAGGTGGTGTTCTGGTCGGTGTAGCCGGACGAGAACTGGTTCGACAGCGTCAGGTTGAGCGGGCCGCGATCCAAGCCGAAGCTGATGCGGTGACGCCATTTCTGGATCACCTGGTCGTTCAGGAACAGGCCCAGATTGCTGCGCACCGGTTCCAGTGGGCCGAACTGGCGATCGTACTTCAGCACCCGGGTACCGGTGGCGTTGACCGAGAAGCGGCCCGCCGCGCTGTTGGCGCTCTTGTAGTCCAGGCCCAGGTCCAGGCCGGAGGTATTCAACTTGCCCTGGTTGGCTTTCTGCAGAATGATGTTGGTGATGAAGCCGTCGGCGTCGCGTTCGATGTAGGTGCCGTTGTATTTGGCGGCGTTGTCGACGATGATCTGCTCGCCCAGGGTGCTGATCACGTCCTTCTTGCGGATGTCCCAGTAATCCACGGTCAGGTTCAAGCCGCGCGCCGCCTCCAGCGCCACGCCCAGCGAGAACTGGCGCGACTTCTCTGGTTTCAGTTTGGGATTCGACCGGCGCTCCACCGGCCATTGGTCGGTACAACCGTCGATGCTATCGAGGCCGTTCTTCACGCATTCCGGGTCGGTCAGGAAGCTCGATGCGCTGCCGTAGGTGGTCGGACGCTTGAGGTCAGACAGCGACGGCGCGCGGAAACCGGTGCCGGCCGACCCGCGCAGCACCAGCTCACGGGCCGGCTGCCAGCGCACGCCGAGCTTCGGATTCACGGTCGAGCCGACCTCGCTGTAGCGGTCATAGCGCAGCGCACCCTGCAGCTCCAGCTGCTTGCTGAGCGGCGCATTGATCTCGCCGTAGACCGAGGCCACGGTGCGGCTGTCGCTGGTGGCCACCAGGTCGGTGGTGGAGCCGGCTGTCAGGCCGGTATCGCGGTCGCCGGCGATATTATTCGACAGCAGCAGCGCCGACGGCGTGAAGGTGCTGCGCTCGCGGCGCGCTTCGGCGCCAAGCGCCAATCCCAGGTCGCCGCCGTCCAGCGTGGCCAGCGTGGTCGATACCTTGCCGTCGATGGCGGTCGACGTGCCTTTCGACTTGCGCGCTTCGTCGTTCACCTTGATGCTGTTGATCAGATCCCGCCCGGCCTGGGACGATGGTCCGAAAGGATTGATCACGCCCGAGCGTACGCCGGCTTCGAATTTATCGTACAGCACATAGCCGTTGACATACTTGTCGGTGGCCTTGTTTTCCGCGCGCGACAGGCCCAGGTCATAGTCCCAGTTGCCGATGGTGCCGTTCGCGCCCAGCACCAGGCGCTGGGCGGTGCTGGTCACCTCGTTGCTGCGATTGCCGGCCTCCGTCATCCGATAGCGGATGCCACTGAACGTCGCCGGCAGGCCAGGAGCGCTCAGCGCCGTGCGGTATTTTTCCGGCAGCAGGCTGACCGGCAAATTGCGGATGCGCTGCGGATTGGGGCTCAGCACGTAGTCGCTTTTGGCTTCGGACTGCACCAGCTCCAGGAACACCTGGTGATCCGCGCTGGCCTGGAAGGTGGCGCGGCCGATGAAACCGATCTTGCTGGCCTCCGGGTAAATCTCCGTGTCTTCCATGTAGTCGTAGCTGCAGCCCAGCGCACCGCCCGGCCCTTTGGGTGCGTACACGGTGGCCGGCGGCGCGCAGCCCGGCGCGGCGGGATTGATGCGGTTGGCGCTGGCGCCGGCCGGCAGCGCGCCGGCGGCGATCAAGGCTGCTCGCTGGGCACTGGAGATATCGATATTGGCCGGATAGGTATTGCTGGACATCAGCGCCGGCAGATTGGCGGCCAGCGGACGTTCCCGGATAAAGTCGCGCTGGCTGGAGCGCAGCGCATCGAGCTTCTGCACATCGAGCACGCCGAACAGGTTGAAACGGTCATCCTGCAGCTTGCCGAAACCGGCGCTGATGCTGGCGGTGCGCTTACCTGCGCCGCCCTGCTGCGTGGCGGCGGCCGAAGCGTTCATCTCCACGCCGGTATAGTCCTTGCGCGTGATGAAGTTGATAACGCCGCCGATGGCGTCGGTACCGTAGATCGCCGAAGCGCCGTCCTTCAGCACTTCCACCCGCTGGATGGCGCCGGCGGGAATGTTATTCAGGTCGACCCCGGCGTTGTCGCCGGGCGAGGCAAAGTTGGCGAGCCGGCGGCCGTTCAGCAGCACCAGCGTGGATGACACGCCGATGCCGCGCAGATTGGCGCCGTTGAAGCCGCGCTGGCCCGAAGTGCCATCCGTGATGCTGGCGCCGTCCGACAGGGGGGCGGTGTTGGCGCTGATATTCTTCAGTAGTTCGGCGGCGGTGGTCACGCCGCTCTTGTCGATCTCTTCGCGGCCGATGATCTGCACCGGCAGCGCCGTTTCGGCGTCGATGCGCTTGATCGACGACCCGGTAATCTCCACCCGCTGGATCTTCGGCGCCTCGTTTTGCGGCACATTCTGCGCCTGGACCGGCAGCGCCACCGCTGCCGACATGCCCACGGCGATTTTCAGTGCTAGTTTTTTCTGATGCAGACTCATTCCCACTCCCCTGTTGATATTGCGGTTATGTGGCCCCGCTTTTCGCGGTGCGCTTTTTCACCTTCCTGGTGTTGCTCGCAGCGGCACCGTACAGGTAGGCGGAAATCGCCTCCGTCAACCGCGCCGCTTTTTCTACGTTGTCCTGGTTCGACACCATCAGCGATACCGCCAACGCTTCGATCACCGCCACCGCCGCCGTTGCGCTGCTGGGCAGCACGGCATGACTGCTGTTCGCGTACAACACGTGCTCCGACATCTCCACCAGCGGCGAAGCCGGTGCATCGGTAATCGCGATCACGCAGGCCTTGCGGTCGCGCGCATACTCGGCCAGGCGGATCACATCCAGCGCATAGCGCGGAAACGACATCACCACCAACACGTCGCCGGCGCCGATATTGGCCAGATGCCCGGCCGCGACCTCCGTGCCGCCCGCTCCCGCCGCCTCCACCACGTGGTGGCAGAACGGCTGCAGGTGCAGCGTCAGCAAACCCGCCAGGTAGGACGACAAGCCAAAACCCAGGACGTACACCGTGCGCGCCTTGCTGAGCTTTTGCACGATCTGCTTCATTTCCTGCTGCGACTGATTGCTGCGTGTACTGCTGATGTTGGCCAGTGCGTACTCCATGCTTTCATCGCCCGGCCAGGCCGCGCCCTTGCGGTTCTCTATGCTGTGCCGCAGCTTGTCCACCGGCTGCATTTCCGCATGCAGCGTCTCGGCCACCGCGCTGCGCATCCCGGCGTAGTTGCCAAAGCCGATGTCGCGCGCAAAACGGCTGATGGTGGCATTGGAGACCTGGCACACTTCCGCCATCTCATCGATCTTCAGCGCGGCCACACGCAGCGGGTTGCGCAGAAGGTATTCCGCGATGCTGCGGTTGGACGCCGAACCCTCGGCCAGCACGCCGGCCAGCCGCCGGCCAAGCTCCGAATGCGCAAATGCCACTTCCGCCGTATTCACTGATTTCATGCCGCTCTCCTTTTCCGAAAGGTGTAAGGATACTTACATTTTCAGAAAATTTGGAATCCGATTTGCAGGCAACTTTAGCGCCGACAAAAACAAAACTCAACAACTTTCTGTAAATTTATTTACATTGATTTACTTTGTGAAAATAACGATACATAATCGATCGCATTCCAACCAACGCGCCCCAAACCGGGGCGACCGATCCCCATGAGAGTGCAAAAACACGCAATCTCGGCGCCGCACAGCAGCGCCGCGTATGAACTAAGCAGTTTTCACTTCGGTCCCTGTGTCGAAAAGCGGGTCTACATCCAGGCCTCGCTGCATGCGGACGAAGTGCCGGGCATGCTGGTCGCGCAGTTTCTGCGCCGCCGGCTGATCGATCTGGAAGCCGCCCGCAAGCTGCGCGCGGAGATAGTGTTGGTGCCAGCCGCCAATCCCATCGGCCTGTCGCAGGCGCTGCACGGCGCACCGTTCGGGCGTTTCGACCTGCGCACCGGCGTCAACTTCAACCGCGCCTACAAGCATGTGGCGGACGAGTTGAAACTGACACTGGAAGGACAACTGGGCGACGATGCGGCGGCCAATGTACGCATCATTCGCCGCCACGCGCGCGCCGCGTTGGGCGCATGGCGTCCGGCCGACGACAGCGAAGTCTTGAAAAAGACGCTGCTGGAGCTGGCCATCGGTGCGGACATCGTGCTCGATCTGCACTGCGACAATGAAGCGGTGCTGCATATCTACAGCGGCACGCCGTTGGCCGCAGCCATCGCACCGCTGTCGGCGTTGATGGCATCCCACGCCACGCTGCTGACCACCGCGTCCGGCGGCGAGCCGTTCGACGAAGCCTGCAGTCGCCTGTGGTGGGAGCTGGCGCAGCACTTCGGCCAGCGCCACCCGGTTCCTTCCGGCTGCGTCGCCGCCACCATCGAACTGCGCGGGGAGCGCGACGTCAGCGAACAACTTGCGGAAAGCGACGCGGAGGCCATCCTGCGCTACCTGGCCATCAACAATATGCTGGACCTGGACGATGCGCAGCCGCTTCCGGCGCCGCTGTGTGCCGCCACCGAGCTGGAAGCGGTGCAGCCCCTGATTGCGCCGCACGCCGGGGTGCTGCTGTACCGCAAAGCGTTGGGCGAGCGGGTCGAAGCCGGCAGCGTCATCGCCGAGCTTATCGACCCGGTGAGCGGACAATCGAGCCAGGTATGCGCCGGAGTAGCCGGCGTATTCTTCGCCCGCAGCGCATTCCGCCACGTCCTGCGCGGCATGAACATCGGCAAAATCGCCGGTCGTACAGCCTTCCGCGAAGGCAAACTGCTAAGCCTATGATCATGAAAAAACTCAAACTTCCCAACACCTTCGTGCTGCTGTTCACAATACTGGCCTTGATCGCAGCCGCGACATGGCTGGTGCCGGGCGGACGCTACGACACCCACACGGTCGACGGCAGGCAGTTGATCGACCCGTCCAGCTTTCGCCATATCGCCGCCACGCCGCAAGGACCGGTGCAGTTGCTGATGGCGCCCATCAAGGGCTTCGCCGAGGCGGCGCAGATCATCGGTTTCGTGCTGATCGTCGGCGGCGCCTTCGCTGTGCTGCAAAAGACCGAAGCCATCGAAGCGTTGATCCGCAACATCGCGCGCGCGCACCGTCGATCGCCGGCTGTGCGCGCGGCCCTGATACCGGTATTCGTCACGATGTTCTCGCTGGGCGGGGCCACCTTCGGCATGAACGAGGAAGCCATCCCCTTCGTACTGCTGTTTATTCCGCTGGCGCTGGCGCTCGGGTATGACTCGGTGGTGGGCGTGGCGATTCCCTTCGTCGGCTCGCAGGTCGGCTTTGCGGCCGCGTTTCTGAATCCCTTCAATGTCGGCATCGCGCAGGGCATCGCCGGCATACCCATGTTCTCGGGTATGGGTTACCGCCTGGTGGTGTGGGTGCTGGCCACCGCCGTCACCGTGATTTTCCTGATGTGGTATGCGGCGCGTGTGAAGGCGGTTCCCGAACGCAGCCCGACCTTCCATCTGGACCAGGACAAGCGCCATAGCATGCCGGTCGACGACCACGCGGCGCTGACCGGCACGCATCGCGCGGTGCTGTGGATCTTTGCTGCAGCGCTGGCGGTCATGGTGGTCGGCGTGGTGCGCTACGGCTGGTTCATCGAGGAGATCGCCGCCTTGTTCCTGGCGATGGGCATCGTGGTCGGCATCGCCGGACGGCTCGATTCGGATACGCTGGTCGCCGCGTTCGTGCAGGGAGCGAAGGACCTGGTTGGCACGGCGCTGGTGATCGCGCTGGCCCGCGCCACCATGGTGCTGGCGCGCGACGCCCACATCATCGACACCATGCTGCATGGGCTGATGCCGTTGGTGGCTTCGTCCAGTCCCGTCTTCGCGGCGCAGAAGATGTTTGTGATGCAGAGCGTGATCAACTTCTTCATCCACTCCGGCAGCGGTCAAGCCGCGCTGACCATGCCCATCATGGCGCCACTGGCCGACCTGGTGGGCGTGACACGGCAGACGGCGGTGCTGGCGTTCCAGTTCGGCGAGTTCACCACGCCCATGATCCCGACATCCGGCATCACCGTGGGCGTGTTGGCACTGGCGCGCATTCCGTGGCTGACCTGGGCCAAATGGATGGTGCCACTGCAGATCGCCTACGCGGTGCTGGCGTTGCTGCTATTGATTCCGCCATGCCTGATGAATTGGCAGTAGCTGGTTCCTAAGCCTGCTCGCGGCGGCGCAGCTGTTCCATGTAGTTGTAGACCGTGAAGCGCG is a genomic window containing:
- a CDS encoding MurR/RpiR family transcriptional regulator yields the protein MKSVNTAEVAFAHSELGRRLAGVLAEGSASNRSIAEYLLRNPLRVAALKIDEMAEVCQVSNATISRFARDIGFGNYAGMRSAVAETLHAEMQPVDKLRHSIENRKGAAWPGDESMEYALANISSTRSNQSQQEMKQIVQKLSKARTVYVLGFGLSSYLAGLLTLHLQPFCHHVVEAAGAGGTEVAAGHLANIGAGDVLVVMSFPRYALDVIRLAEYARDRKACVIAITDAPASPLVEMSEHVLYANSSHAVLPSSATAAVAVIEALAVSLMVSNQDNVEKAARLTEAISAYLYGAAASNTRKVKKRTAKSGAT
- a CDS encoding TonB-dependent receptor; its protein translation is MSLHQKKLALKIAVGMSAAVALPVQAQNVPQNEAPKIQRVEITGSSIKRIDAETALPVQIIGREEIDKSGVTTAAELLKNISANTAPLSDGASITDGTSGQRGFNGANLRGIGVSSTLVLLNGRRLANFASPGDNAGVDLNNIPAGAIQRVEVLKDGASAIYGTDAIGGVINFITRKDYTGVEMNASAAATQQGGAGKRTASISAGFGKLQDDRFNLFGVLDVQKLDALRSSQRDFIRERPLAANLPALMSSNTYPANIDISSAQRAALIAAGALPAGASANRINPAAPGCAPPATVYAPKGPGGALGCSYDYMEDTEIYPEASKIGFIGRATFQASADHQVFLELVQSEAKSDYVLSPNPQRIRNLPVSLLPEKYRTALSAPGLPATFSGIRYRMTEAGNRSNEVTSTAQRLVLGANGTIGNWDYDLGLSRAENKATDKYVNGYVLYDKFEAGVRSGVINPFGPSSQAGRDLINSIKVNDEARKSKGTSTAIDGKVSTTLATLDGGDLGLALGAEARRERSTFTPSALLLSNNIAGDRDTGLTAGSTTDLVATSDSRTVASVYGEINAPLSKQLELQGALRYDRYSEVGSTVNPKLGVRWQPARELVLRGSAGTGFRAPSLSDLKRPTTYGSASSFLTDPECVKNGLDSIDGCTDQWPVERRSNPKLKPEKSRQFSLGVALEAARGLNLTVDYWDIRKKDVISTLGEQIIVDNAAKYNGTYIERDADGFITNIILQKANQGKLNTSGLDLGLDYKSANSAAGRFSVNATGTRVLKYDRQFGPLEPVRSNLGLFLNDQVIQKWRHRISFGLDRGPLNLTLSNQFSSGYTDQNTTYDPVADTLLPSRRVKAYSLWDLTGSWALSKQLKLRAGVLNLADTAPPYSNQAYYFLAGYDPTYTDPRGRSAFISASYAFK
- a CDS encoding M14 family metallopeptidase, with the translated sequence MRVQKHAISAPHSSAAYELSSFHFGPCVEKRVYIQASLHADEVPGMLVAQFLRRRLIDLEAARKLRAEIVLVPAANPIGLSQALHGAPFGRFDLRTGVNFNRAYKHVADELKLTLEGQLGDDAAANVRIIRRHARAALGAWRPADDSEVLKKTLLELAIGADIVLDLHCDNEAVLHIYSGTPLAAAIAPLSALMASHATLLTTASGGEPFDEACSRLWWELAQHFGQRHPVPSGCVAATIELRGERDVSEQLAESDAEAILRYLAINNMLDLDDAQPLPAPLCAATELEAVQPLIAPHAGVLLYRKALGERVEAGSVIAELIDPVSGQSSQVCAGVAGVFFARSAFRHVLRGMNIGKIAGRTAFREGKLLSL
- a CDS encoding YfcC family protein; this encodes MKKLKLPNTFVLLFTILALIAAATWLVPGGRYDTHTVDGRQLIDPSSFRHIAATPQGPVQLLMAPIKGFAEAAQIIGFVLIVGGAFAVLQKTEAIEALIRNIARAHRRSPAVRAALIPVFVTMFSLGGATFGMNEEAIPFVLLFIPLALALGYDSVVGVAIPFVGSQVGFAAAFLNPFNVGIAQGIAGIPMFSGMGYRLVVWVLATAVTVIFLMWYAARVKAVPERSPTFHLDQDKRHSMPVDDHAALTGTHRAVLWIFAAALAVMVVGVVRYGWFIEEIAALFLAMGIVVGIAGRLDSDTLVAAFVQGAKDLVGTALVIALARATMVLARDAHIIDTMLHGLMPLVASSSPVFAAQKMFVMQSVINFFIHSGSGQAALTMPIMAPLADLVGVTRQTAVLAFQFGEFTTPMIPTSGITVGVLALARIPWLTWAKWMVPLQIAYAVLALLLLIPPCLMNWQ